The genomic region GTCCACGCCGCCGCCCACCATCACCAGCGTGGCGCGCGCGATGTCCAGCTGCTCCGCCAGGCGTCGCGTCACGCCATGCAGGAGCGCTTCCACGTCGGAGCTCTCCGCGTAGTCGGCGGTGAGCTCCAGCAGCAGCGCCAGGTCCGTCTGGCTGCGGGCCTGCTCCTCACGCTCGCGGTGGCGCTCCGCGGCGCGCTGCAGGCGCCAGGTGAGCTCGTGCGGAAGGCCCTGGTGGGTGACGATGTCCGCGGGGCGCAGCGTGTCCACGGCGGCGAAGCCCCGCGGCTCCGGGGACACCACCGCGAGGAGCGTGAGGTGCGGCCCGTTGAGGGACGTGAGCAGTTCCACCACCGCGGGGCCGCAGCCGGGGGCGGTGAGGTCCACCAGCGCCAGGGCTGCGTCGTCCGGGTCGTCCACCACGCGCAGGCCCGCGCGCTCGGCGGCGGCGTTCAGGGGTTCTCGAGCCACCGACCCTGGGGGGACCAGGACGATGCCGAAGGCGGGTTCCGACGGGGCCGACACGGGGCGCTGGACTCCGGAGCGAGGGGCCCCAGAGTCTACACAACCCCCGGGGTCAGGGGCAGCCTGACTCGAAGGCACCCTGGTCCGGCGCCGCCCCGCAGAAGGGCAGGCCCAGGGACAGGCCCGCTTCGCGCGCGGGGGACTGCGTGGAGAGCTGGTAGTCGTCCGAGCCCGTGTCCACGAAGCCGGGCGCGCGCTCCTGGGAGCGCTTGTCCAGGCCGGCCTTCGTGCGCCAGTCCGCCAGGCCCAGGGTGGCACCCTCCAGGTTGAACACCGCCGCGCCACTGGTCCGGAAGTACAGGTTGCCGTCCACCACCGCGCCGCTCCGGCCCGCGCCGCCGCGCGCGGTGATGCCACAGCCGGCGAAGATGTTGTTGCGCACATCCAGGCCCTGGCTCGCGCCGTTGGAGCCCGTGCCGAAGATGAGGCACGCGCCGCTCAGGTTCCACACGGTGTTGTGCTGCACCTTCACGTCCACGGACGCGTCGATGCGGATGCCGGTGCCCTCTTCTCCGTCCGCCTCGCCCAGGCCGTCGTGGATGAGGTTGCGGCGCAGGATGACGCGCGTGGGGGGCGCGCCCTCGCGGTTGCCGCCAATCTGGATGGCGCGCGCGTTGGCGTAGAAGACGTTGTCCTCCAGCGTGACGTCGGACGGGGACATGTGGACGATGACGCCCTCGCCCGCGGAGGTGGACACCTCGCGGTGGTTGTAGATGGTGTTGCCGCGCAGCGTGACGCGGGTGCACGTCTTGATGTCCGCGCCGTTCTCCCGATTGTCGTGGAGCTGGTTGTCCTCCACGAGCAGGTTGTCGAACGGCGTGCCTGGATTGGTGGCGCCGCCCTCCGGCCCCAGGCACTGCACCCCGTCGCCGGAGTTGTGGTGGATGTCATTGCCGCGCACCACCACGTTGCTCGCGGAGGTCTGCACACAGACGCCGTGGCTGTCCACGTCGCCCTTGTCGAAGTGGGAGATGTCGTTGTCCTCGATGAGGACGTCGTGCGCCTTCTCCGTCACGTAGACGCCCGCGCCCTCCGTGCCGTTCTTCACGATGCTGTCCCGGAGCACGCCGTGGTGCGCGCCCGCGCCGCGCCACATCACCGCGAAGGCGGACTCGCCGCCCACGTCCACCGTGAGCCCCTGGATGTTCCAGTACGCGCCGCTCACGTCCACCAGCGCCGTCTCGCCAATGGAGCCGCCCTTGAGGATGGCCGTGGCGCCCGGTGCGGCCCTCAGCGTCAGCGGCTTGTCCGCCGTGCCCTGCCGCTCCGTCAGCG from Corallococcus exiguus harbors:
- a CDS encoding right-handed parallel beta-helix repeat-containing protein, with translation MRFRQTLTTIVCATGMLAGTVGCTGKVEPAPATATPPGTSGPPIITPPGRPQTPTDAGTSPDEDGGVATDGGTTPTDPVDPPPTEEPQEPEPPPPAEPQYTRVLWVSPSGNDSAAGTEALPLRTVARALSLVKPGEAVFLKSGTWREHVPLTERQGTADKPLTLRAAPGATAILKGGSIGETALVDVSGAYWNIQGLTVDVGGESAFAVMWRGAGAHHGVLRDSIVKNGTEGAGVYVTEKAHDVLIEDNDISHFDKGDVDSHGVCVQTSASNVVVRGNDIHHNSGDGVQCLGPEGGATNPGTPFDNLLVEDNQLHDNRENGADIKTCTRVTLRGNTIYNHREVSTSAGEGVIVHMSPSDVTLEDNVFYANARAIQIGGNREGAPPTRVILRRNLIHDGLGEADGEEGTGIRIDASVDVKVQHNTVWNLSGACLIFGTGSNGASQGLDVRNNIFAGCGITARGGAGRSGAVVDGNLYFRTSGAAVFNLEGATLGLADWRTKAGLDKRSQERAPGFVDTGSDDYQLSTQSPAREAGLSLGLPFCGAAPDQGAFESGCP